The Candidatus Edwardsbacteria bacterium genomic interval GCCGTGACCCCGGTCAGGATTATGTGCAGGGTCTGCTTCAGATCCAGGGTGGACTGCAGGGCCTTGGTCACTTCATTGAGCATGGCCAGATTTTGAATATTCTCGGTCAGGGCCCGGTTTGATCTGGCCACCTCTTCGTGAAAGGAGCCCATCTCCTCCATCAGTTTAAAAATGGTGTCGGACATCAGATGGTCGTCCGCCCGGCGCCCGGCGCCCCTTTCGATGATGCCATGGAAATGGCTGCAGCTGCGGCAGTGCCGGTACAGCCGTTCTCGGAACGGCAGATACTGCCCGTCAAAGCCCGGCCGGGGTTCGCTGAGCCAGCAGTGCTTGCCGCCCCTCCGCCGGACCGGGCATTCTTTCTGCAGACAATTTCTGTCTTCCCAGCACTTGGTACTCATGGGCATAGATGATATTGTTTTATGTGGCCTTCACTATCCGGTCAGAGGGACCGCCCCCGGTATCGTCCAACTCCTGGTGCCAGCCGTTCTCCAGCCCAAATTCCTCCGCCCACTGCACCGCCTGCCGATATTCCTCCCGGGTGATGCTCCTTCCCAGCTCGGCCGTTTGGTTCGCCCGGTGGGCCGGAAAGAACTGGGACATCAGGGACAGATGCACCTGGGGCGATATCTCACCAGCCAGGAACTTCAAAGCCTCCCTGGTCTGCGACAATCCGTTGGGCAGCACCAGATGCCTTACCAGCATTCCTCGAAGCGCTATCCCCCGGTCGTCCAGCTGTAGTTCGCCCACCTGCCGCCACATCTCCTTTAATGCCGCCTGATTGACCGCCGGATAATCCCCTGCTCCCGAATATCTCTCCGCCGCCCCGGGATCGGTGTATCTGATATCCGGCAGATAAATGTCTATCACCCCCTCCAGCAGTTTTAAGGAATCCAGCGAATCATACCCGCTGGTGTTGTAGACCAAGGGCAGATCAAACCCTTGCCGAACGGCTGTCTCCAGCGCCATCAGTATCTGGGCGGTCATATGGGACGGAGTAACCAAGTTGATATTGTGGCAGCCCCTTTGCTGCAGCTCCATCATCATCCCGGCCAGCCGTTCCGCCGTGACCTCCCGTCCCTGGCCCAGTTGGCTTATCGGCCAGTTCTGGCAGTAGCAGCAGGACAGGTTACAGCGGCTGAAGAAGATGGTTCCCGATCCGCGGGTCCCCGATATCGGCGGCTCCTCGCCGTGATGGATGTTATAGCTGGAGACCGTGGGCAGCAATCCGGACCGGCAGTAACCAAGCTGGCCCTGCAAACGGTTTACTCCGCAGTTACGGGGGCAGAGGGTACAGTGGGATAGAAGATCGCCGGCCTCC includes:
- a CDS encoding radical SAM protein, with protein sequence MEIKPSFIELYKTGTLGKKSREAGDLLSHCTLCPRNCGVNRLQGQLGYCRSGLLPTVSSYNIHHGEEPPISGTRGSGTIFFSRCNLSCCYCQNWPISQLGQGREVTAERLAGMMMELQQRGCHNINLVTPSHMTAQILMALETAVRQGFDLPLVYNTSGYDSLDSLKLLEGVIDIYLPDIRYTDPGAAERYSGAGDYPAVNQAALKEMWRQVGELQLDDRGIALRGMLVRHLVLPNGLSQTREALKFLAGEISPQVHLSLMSQFFPAHRANQTAELGRSITREEYRQAVQWAEEFGLENGWHQELDDTGGGPSDRIVKAT